DNA sequence from the Spodoptera frugiperda isolate SF20-4 chromosome 15, AGI-APGP_CSIRO_Sfru_2.0, whole genome shotgun sequence genome:
CTCTTTCGGGTTTGAATGCGGCTTACCTGATTTTCCTGGAGTCAACGTTCGCGTTAGTAGATACACATCTTGGATTTCTTCTAATGCTTAAGATTGTATACAAATCTTTGTGTTTTGCATTTATTAAATACACGAATGTactctatgtttttttatatgtaataaatatttttacattttatttctttcgtaCAGGTGTTCAAATTACCGTAATCTcctctaaaattaaattatcatctCGAGTTTGGTAAGAAGAACTAGGATAGTATTGAATGAAAATAGCGGTAGATTTGTCCTTTGGCAAGAAATTATTAAGGAGTTAGTAATCAACAAGAAGTAAAAATGACACGATGACCAATGGCCatcaatcatttatttactgataaaattaaataattcatgtTATTAATTAGTACAAGATTAATTGTATCAAAATTCTACATGTTATCTTTGTAATTCTTTGttactttgttttgtaattgtttgttgTATGGTGGTTTCTTTTTGAGAATTTTAGCTCATATATGTACGTATTACAATTAAGTATAACCTTTTTTCTTTCATTGAGTAGTGAaacctttaattttataactaacttatttccataagttaataaatatataaaagtcaTAAATTATAAGTCAGGGATAAATACCTTTAAAGtgttacttaaaactaaattgacTAGGAgaaaatgctctactagtttcgagtcacagacggactctttatcatgagcagcatgtgcagacgcggcgatgtcgcgcTACCTATTGACTGCGCTATAgttgactcgaaactagtagagcttttctccattaatttacatgagtgaACCGTGATTTCTAGTTAAGTAtatctcatgatagttattataaaattatgttacctAAATCCCTATCTCGAATATAATTATCTAGTAGAATTGTATGCTACCTCAAAAGATTTTGTTAACTGACTTATTGTATAGATCTAGCAAAggtttaatttagatttaactTCAGAATTTATTAAAGAAGTTAACACAAACAGTGGCAATAAATAAGGAGAAAATGTGCTTGCGCTGTCAAAAATCATTCTACGTCAAAAATCAAGAACACAAAAATATCAGCTTATCTAAGTCTGAGATTAAATAATCTTAGCTTAGCTCCCATGTTATCAATCTTTGAGAGTATAAATGCGCATTGCTAAGTCACTGAGTAATTAGTCAATCAACATGCGCGTCCTCAGTGTTCTAGCCATTTTAGTAGCGGCAGTAGCAGGTaagtcattttaaattaaattactttcttaaaaaatactctcaaaaatgttttaaatattccaCTGCCTTTActtgtttactttataaaaataaaattaagccacccgatcgatttcgatcatgCTGGTAAGTCTAACTAAACTAGCCCACGACGCAGGAGGTAAGTACTATAACACTaaataattcatcatcatcaatagcctgtGAGAGTTTACTACTGGACTTGTGTGAATTCCttacaaaatagttatttattatgacTTATCCCACCTCGAgtgaggcgagacggagtgtcagattcttactgacttaaaaccatctCGTTCGCCCTTTGAGTAGCCCGCAACCCATTCCACCATACTTCAatattgcagtttaaaaggatAAGTTTCAGTGCCTGGTTCTCAATTAATCCTTTATAATAGACTCTAATGACACCCGTGGTAAGATTAGGGTATGTGACAAATGTGTTTTGACATGGCTAAAATGTAAGAATGGAAAAacaaattgtgataaaaaataaatttcctTTTCAGCCGTCCCGACAAATCCTCAGAGGATTGTTGGTGGTTCGGTGACCACAATTGATCAATATCCCACCATCGCCGCTCTGTTATACACCAGCAACTGGAGTGCTTACTGGCAAGCCTGCGGAGGTACCATCCTCAACAACCGTTCTATCCTCACAGCTGCTCACTGCACTCAGTAAGTACCTAACATGTTATATTTAACCAGCTACGCTCTGATCACAATCACTTCTCAACTACAAGGAGTCATAACGTGATTTCTGAATAAATggattattttatacttaaaaatgaTTTCTCAATTAGAACCCGTGTATCCAGTAACGAATGTTGTATAGATGTTAGGTTATACAGAGTTCAATAACAATTCTTAATGACTTGCTCATTCTTTGCAGTGGTGATGCGGTCGGCAGATGGCGTATTCGCGTAGGCTCCACCTGGGCTAACAGTGGTGGTGTCGTCCATAATGTCAACCAGAATATTGTCCACGGCTCATACAACTCTAATACTATGGACAATGACATCGCTATCCTCCGCTCCGCCTCCACCTTTACCTTCAACAACAATGTCCGCGCTGCCTCCATCGCCGGTGCCAACTACAACGTCGCTGACAATCAGGCTGTTTGGGCTGCAGGATGGGGTACAACTGCTGTAAGTTATttagaacatttatttattttaatttaaactttgggCTTTATAATTCCTGAATCAACAAAAAgtcataaaaaatttaaaatcgaCTGCTAAATGTGGAACTGACTTGGAATTGagtaattagattttttgtaacAAGCAAGTGAAAATTAATTATCAGATTTATACATTAATCAAAGGAGCCGTAAATGTAAACAATAGCCGGGTGCGTGAAACTGCATTAGAGCCATTTATTGTCTACAAGAAAcaaaaaacgtcaaaatctaGAATACACCACTATAGGTACTCATGGTATTTtcttaattgatatttattttatcttatttttcagTCTGGTGCCAGCTCCGGTTCCGAGCAGCTCCGTCACGTCCAACTTGTGATTATGAACCAGAACAGCTGTGCTAACAACTACCGCATTGTTGGTATTACCATCACCGCCAACATGTTGTGCTCCGGCTGGCCCTCTGGCGGTCGCGACCAGTGCCAGGGTGACTCTGGTGGTCCTCTCTACCATAACGGCATCGTTGTTGGTGTCTGCTCTTTCGGTTTGGGTTGCGGTCTGGTTAACTTCCCTGGTGTGAACGCTCGCGTTTCTCGGTACACTACTTGGATTTCTTCCAACTcataagaagaaaatattatgtttaatataataataaaatttaatttcatcaatttaatgtttttgatttcattacgtatattttttacgATGTTTTTACACACGATCAAAGCTTTATTGTTTGATGCTCATTATATTCTTACTAgatagaaatacataaataataaaatttaattcgaTGGAACATCTTCGGTTAGACACGATCAAAGCTTTATTGTTTGATGCTCATTATATTCTTACTAgatagaaatacataaataataaaatttaattcgaTGAAATATCTTCGGTTAGACCAGAGTAATATTATTGACTTCCAAAAAACCAGCGTGAACAtcacttgcgttgtatttcgccgtgtgagtgaggtttcctCTCAGATAGACTGCCAAATGTCCAATCAGTGCTATTTGTTTACCAATAGGCGATACGTCTACTGGTTTGTTGCATTACTATCCTATAAAAATCTATCAGCAAAGTAAAATTCATTGCTCGTGGAATCACCTCTTGCTAACAATGGCTAGAGATTTTTTCATATGAGTATTTCGTTCCTTAGTCACCATTCGATAACATATTACCGGTACCAGCACCAGTATATAACTGGAGATATTATTAATACACGCCCGGTTCCTCGAATAGGCGTGTATATTTATGTCGTCCAATTTTTATCTATAATTCGTGGGCAGTAGTGACTCATTTTAgctgactttgactttaatctATCATTATCTGTAGATTATATCATACATTGCACATAcaataggtataaataaacaatgagttttttatattttccactAAGTGCATATTTTAGTAGATTACATTATCCGTAAAAAAGTTAGAAGCTTATTGACCCTAAGTGTAGTTATGGTATGGCATTCTCTAGACAAAtagattcatttaaaattacattcagTTAATCTAAAAGTTAATGTATGGGTTTGATATAATAGTTTATCTCAGGTAGATTATGACACacactataattatgtatggGGACCTCATAGTTTAACAGTGGACTGTTAATGATGAAATAGGTTGTTGTTTTTGTACTTACGAGCAGAATTGAGTGCTACAGAATCAtacgggtgtcttaaacctccggaccaccagcaaattttttaaaaatacatatattgtattatgttcatgcaattattaattaattaaatattttttagtaaagtcctaaacaattattttattaaagctcatcatttcatattcattaaaaaaaactcatcATGACTGAGTAGgctttccaatattttttatcaaaagacacataattaaattttcattttgttcTCATCTCAGTGCTTTTACctcctttataataatattttgctaacaactttcattattacaaaataaagaattgaaattaaacaaataggTCGACTGCAACCGAACTGAATTTACCcgcatatttttttcagtagacATCATAATTAATCGACGTCGATAAGActagtaattattaaaaaaatgattacATTAAGGtgactcataataattattacggTCATAGGTGTTGATTTGATCCTAGCACGCACTTAGgggttttttgaaaatgaataATGTGTGagagttgcccagtcaccgcaccaatcgtgcagtttTTGTGATGAAAATAATGTTCACTTAAAACacgtgttttaatatattttattattgtaacacTAAATTCTTTTGTACAGTAATATGTGGATAACGTCGTGGGCAGTGTATTTGttcatttaagtatttatgattTACTGTATCATGTATATATACCTATTTAGTGTACTGCCGTTTGTTgtccttaataaaataaaaaaaatatatttttttttttattcgaaatgGCATTATCTGAATTTTCTTACTAATTGGTtggattttccaaaaaaaaaacgaatgcCACCTAAACACTCATAAATAATAGTAGATTAATTCAGTGCTGAATATTATCTAAAACAGTTGTATCtacattttttatctaaaataatgTAGTGACAATTTACTGGTGACCGGACTTCCCAACCATCGTACAACGCGTAACTTTACAACGTTCGTATTTCATTACAATtcgtttttcatatttttccaatattaCACTGTTACGATCAATGTGCGGGCCATCGAACGAACTTTTGGTGTATAACCATCCTGGTATCACAGGGAACCACTACAGCGatctttgttaaaaaaatgcACTACTCGTAAAAACACGAAACTTCTTaaaacttaacttttttttttaaatttaacacgctttaaattttttctcaCAACGATCGAATATTTCACTACAATATGTATTAGCTCAACTGACTGCTTCAGAATAATATCTAACATTCGCTTACACCAAGAGATATCAAACCCGAAAAACCCATTCGGTGGGCATATCCATAATTATGATAATCGATTTACtccattgttatcttataatgaAGTGTACATATTAAAAGTGCCACCCTTTTAATATTCCATATATTTGAAATTAGTTGACAATAGTTAGGTTTGCACTTACAAAATTACCCGTTTCAGTAGTGCATTTCCACCCATTTACAATACGTGCATTTCCACACAGACAGACGATTATGGTTCTATGCAGGCCTAAACAATTaaactgttgataattttagtTATCTTGTAATAGAAGACAggcaaaagttttttttatatttggtggGTTGATGTTTGGTCACTatcctggtggtaagtgatgatgcggcaaACGATGGAGCACGTTTGCCCAAAATCAACCAGTTCACCCTGGCCTTGAAGACGCCCAGGTTACACCGGCAAAGAattccttagcagttcgcacaaaggAGCTTAAAGCTAAGAACTTAGTGCGAGTAGGTGGGATATCTACAAAGAAACGGTGGTGCTTTGGCAATAGTCATGTGGTTTAACGATGGAAAGGACTatggggaatcaagttgtgtaaaaaaccaaaaaacttGCAACCATGCACCTGTGAAGGCGTGAACAAACGCAACATCGTTGCACAGCTTCTTAGTACGCCGCTCGGTGTGTTCTAGTGCAtctgaatataatatttgaaaatttcaacCATGTGAGACGAATAGTTTCTAAGATACCcatttaagtaatataataaaattgtttaacaaaatacaCTTTCATGATTGTGAACCATTCTTTAGATAAACTTGTCTTGTAACTATCACAAACTACTTTTAATTTCCCTAGTTTATAGGTAAATAGTGGGGTTTTTTAATCGACATGCCTTAAATTATCTGTTAATCCTTttatgtacgtaagaaaaatGATAAAccataacaaattattttatctgACAGCGTTTCGCTTCGGTTGATTTAATGTCGTTGATATAAATATCGTAATAATTTGAAGTTCTACCTCACTCGTCTTCGAGCCACAACAAGATGATTGTCGCCGCTTTCTTTGCTTTTTTCATCGCAACAGCTTCGGGTATGTCCATAATATGTTATATTGTGCCTATTATTATAAGTGTAGTAATAGTATTTGTTTGTGACGATACTACTTTCATATAATTCGCATTATATgtgtaaagtttgtttttaaatcacGGATGCCAATAAAGTAATTTCTTTAATTTGCCTAtgactattatttaattatgaaattagttACAGACAGTTTGTCTGCTTTCAAAAGTTCAACAAACTTGTTCCAAGCAATAAAGAGTTAtataacaatgtattttattcatattagattatttttcctaattttcattatttttattttcagctgCCTCTAACCCCCAGCGAATTATGGGTGGTCAACTGACAACTATTGATCAGTACCCATCCATCGCTACCCTGTTGTACTCTGAAAACTTAATCTCATTCTTTCAACGTTGTGGCGGTATCATCATAAACAACCGGGCTATTCTCTCTGCTGCTCACTGCTTCTAGTAAGTATATGCATAAATTAAGAGAAATGTTGGAATACTTAGTctccattttaattttttttcgctaaattcttttattttctattctatGGTAAAAGTAGACTGATGTATCGAAATATAAACAATTAGAGATATATCGATAACTACATAGATAGGACTACTTTCCATTACAGATGATGAAATGAATTAATATGTTTCACCAAAAATTAATGATGTAATTAGTAACAGGATTTCACAAAAGACAACGATAAATCTTGTACCTAATAATACCTTTTTGCTATAAATTCTAATGTTAACAAAATTCTTTTTACAGTGGAGATCGCCCGATCAACAGATGGCGTATCCGTGTCGGGTCTTCTTTCGCACACAGTGGTGGTGTTATGCACGCTCCTAACAATGTCATCATGCACCCTGATTTCAACTACTCAACCCTGGACAGTGATATCTGCATCGTCCACTCTCCATCTGCCTTCACTTTCAACAACAATGTTCAACCTGCCTCCATCGCTGGTTCCAACTACAATGTTGGTGACTACCAACCTGTCTGGGCTGCCGGTTGGGGCTCACAATTTGTAAGTTTCCTTTCAAAAATAAGGGTTTATTTAGTAACAGTATTCGaaacaaatgaataattttCCAATTACCAAATTCTTTTGAATAATCTTAGTTAAAGGTTTTGAAAGACcgatttaaaaacatttattttataatttacaggACGGTGGACCAGGTTCCGAGCAGCTCCGTCACGTGATGGTCCTGACTGTTAACCAAGACATCTGCAGATCCAACTACGGTCTCGTCTTCATCCAAATCACCCAAAACATGTTGTGCTCTGGCTGGCCCGTTGGCGGTCGCGACCAGTGCAATGGTGACTCTGGTGGTCCTCTCTACCACAACGGCGTCGTTGTTGGTGTCTGCTCCTTCGGTCTTGGATGTGGTCTTGACTCCCTGCACGGTGTCAACGTTCGCGTATCTCGATTCTCCTCCTGGATTGCCGCTAATGCATAAGATGCTGTAAACGATTTCTCTCAATAAAATAAGTTCAAAcgtattaacattttttttttttttcgttaaaatacaattttagattTGTGTTACTTCTGGGGTTGTAACTGAGACTACCTATATCGCGGCCT
Encoded proteins:
- the LOC118274714 gene encoding trypsin, alkaline C-like, whose translation is MRVLSVLAILVAAVAAVPTNPQRIVGGSVTTIDQYPTIAALLYTSNWSAYWQACGGTILNNRSILTAAHCTHGDAVGRWRIRVGSTWANSGGVVHNVNQNIVHGSYNSNTMDNDIAILRSASTFTFNNNVRAASIAGANYNVADNQAVWAAGWGTTASGASSGSEQLRHVQLVIMNQNSCANNYRIVGITITANMLCSGWPSGGRDQCQGDSGGPLYHNGIVVGVCSFGLGCGLVNFPGVNARVSRYTTWISSNS
- the LOC118274829 gene encoding trypsin, alkaline B, with amino-acid sequence MIVAAFFAFFIATASAASNPQRIMGGQLTTIDQYPSIATLLYSENLISFFQRCGGIIINNRAILSAAHCFYGDRPINRWRIRVGSSFAHSGGVMHAPNNVIMHPDFNYSTLDSDICIVHSPSAFTFNNNVQPASIAGSNYNVGDYQPVWAAGWGSQFDGGPGSEQLRHVMVLTVNQDICRSNYGLVFIQITQNMLCSGWPVGGRDQCNGDSGGPLYHNGVVVGVCSFGLGCGLDSLHGVNVRVSRFSSWIAANA